A part of Helicoverpa zea isolate HzStark_Cry1AcR chromosome 17, ilHelZeax1.1, whole genome shotgun sequence genomic DNA contains:
- the LOC124638184 gene encoding dnaJ homolog subfamily C member 2: MTEGGSGESGRVVAIPCPFVKRKVECAGAAFLRYYNVKCHGGDALFQTLKSNEKAEEVIFDDDVEYLRSLDPKDWKMQDHYAVLGMKNLRYKATDDDIKRAYRQKVLKHHPDKRKAQGEEIRSDDDYFTCITKAYEILGTPLKRRSYDSIDPTIDDNVPSQNDVKKDGFYKSFTKHFESNARWSEKRNVPLLGDDNSTREQVERFYAFWYEFESWREFSYLDEEEKERGADREERRWIEKQNKAARAKLKKEEMARIRNLVDLAYSNDPRIQRFKQEDKDKKLAAKRARQDAVQAKKAEEERLIKEALLAKQKAEEAERARLEAARAEREQQKKNLRKEKKALRDLCKANNYYSNTEDETVSHMAAVEKICEMLKVVELQELVKELESKGRDAFVKTVKDTEDKLEAERKAIFENKRVEEQKARKESALKQPIEWSVEMTQLLIKAVNLFPAGTNQRWEVVANFLNQHGTFIDDRRFVAKDVLNKAKDLQSSDFSKSSLKKAANEEAFDQFEKEKKKGYNHIDDSGISQSDNPAKVVNGTATPKPEEVTKPDDKAWTKTEQELLEQAIKTFPVSTPERWDKIADCIPNRTKKDCMKRYKELVELVKAKKQAANLAK, encoded by the exons ATGACGGAAGGAGGTTCTGGTGAGAGTGGCAGGGTGGTTGCAATCCCCTGCCCCTTCGTGAAGAGAAAAGTGGAATGCGCTGGAGCGGCGTTCCTCAGATATTACAATGTGAAGTGCCATGGTGGCGACGCATTGTTCCAAACGCTCAAGTCTAACGAGAAGGCCGAGGAAGTGATCTTTGACGATGACGTCGAGTATCTACGGAGTCTGGATCCCAAGGATTGGAAGATGCAAGACCACTATGCCGTTCTAGGTATGAAGAACTTGCGTTATAAGGCCACTGATGATGACATCAAGCGTGCTTACCGGCAGAAAGTGCTGAAGCACCACCCCGACAAGCGCAAGGCGCAGGGCGAGGAGATCCGCAGCGACGACGACTACTTCACGTGCATCACCAAGGCGTACGAGATACTCGGGACGCCGCTCAAACGCAGGTCCTACGACTCCATAGACCCCACCATAGACGACAATGTACCTTCACAGAATGACGTTAAGAAAGACGGTTTCTACAAATCCTTTACCAAACATTTTGAGTCCAACGCCAGATGGTCGGAGAAGAGAAATGTGCCTTTGTTAGGTGATGACAATAGTACAAGAGAACAGGTGGAAAGGTTTTACGCATTCTGGTATGAGTTTGAGTCATGGCGTGAGTTCTCTTACCTTGACGAGGAGGAGAAGGAGAGAGGGGCAGACAGAGAGGAGCGGCGGTGGATTGAGAAACAGAACAAGGCTGCTCGGGCCAAGTTGAAGAAGGAGGAGATGGCTAGGATAAGGAACTTAGTGGATTTGGCATATTCCAATGATCCAAGAATCCAGAGGTTTAAGCAGGAGGACAAAGACAAGAAGTTAGCTGCTAAGCGCGCCAGACAG GATGCAGTACAAGCAAAGAAAGCTGAAGAGGAGCGTCTCATCAAGGAGGCCCTGCTTGCCAAGCAGAAGGCCGAGGAGGCGGAGCGCGCGCGCCTGGAGGCCGCCCGCGCCGAGCGCGAGCAGCAGAAGAAGAACCTGCGCAAGGAGAAGAAAGCCCTCAGGGACCTATGCAAAGCAAACAACTACTACTCCAACACAGAGGACGAAACTGTCTCTCATATGGCTGCTGTTGAAAAAATCTGTGAAATGTTAAAAGTTGTAGAATTACAAGAATTAGTTAAAGAACTAGAGAGCAAAGGCAGAGACGCTTTCGTAAAAACTGTCAAAGACACAGAGGATAAACTGGAAGCTGAAAGAAAAGCTATTTTTGAAAACAAGAGAGTAGAAGAACAAAAGGCTAGGAAGGAATCGGCACTCAAGCAACCAATTGAATGGAGTGTTGAGATGACACAACTTTTGATAAAGGCTGTAAACTTATTCCCAGCAGGCACTAACCAGAGGTGGGAAGTAGTGGCAAACTTCTTAAACCAACATGGTACGTTTATTGATGACAGAAGGTTTGTAGCAAAAGATGTATTGAACAAAGCTAAAGATCTGCAAAGCTCAGATTTCTCAAAGAGTAGTCTGAAGAAAGCTGCCAATGAAGAAGCTTTTGACCAgtttgaaaaagaaaagaagaaaggGTACAACCATATTGATGACAGCGGAATATCGCAGAGCGATAATCCTGCTAAAGTAGTGAATGGTACAGCCACACCTAAACCTGAAGAGGTCACCAAACCAGATGATAAAGCTTGGACGAAAACTGAACAAGAGTTGCTTGAACAAGCCATCAAAACGTTCCCAGTGAGCACCCCTGAGCGTTGGGATAAAATAGCCGACTGTATACCGAACCGTACGAAAAAAGACTGCATGAAACGATACAAGGAGTTAGTGGAATTAGTTAAAGCAAAGAAGCAAGCCGCCAACCTCGCGAAATAA